The Candidatus Bathyarchaeia archaeon genomic sequence GTTCTCGGCCCGCTTGGAAACCCAACCGAGATAAGGAGGTATGGGGTTGTATGTGTTGTGGGCGGTGGGGTAGGGATAGCCGCCGCATATCCGATAGCGCGAGCGTTTAAAGGGGCTGGCAATAAGGTGGTTTCTATAATAGGTGCGAGAAGCTCCAACCTGCTGATATTTGAGGGGGAGATGGCTGAAGTCTCAGATGAACTCTATATTTCTACGGATGATGGGACAAGGGGACATAAAGGTTTTGTGAGCGACGTCCTAAAAACGCTAATTCAGAGTGGCTATAGATTTAACATGGTTTACGCTGTAGGGCCCGCCGTTATGATGAGGGCTGTAGCTGAGGTTACAAGACCATTTGGAATTAAAACCATTGTGAGTTTGAATCCGATCATGGTGGATGGAATGGGCATGTGCGGCGCATGCAGGGTTACAGTTGGCGGTAAAACAAGGTTCGCCTGCGTAGAGGGCCCAGAATTTGACGCCCATGAGGTGGACTTTGGAGAACTAATAAAAAGGCAGACAACATTTCTCGGGGAAGAAAAGGCTGCGTTAGAGTACTGGGAGATGAACCGAAAAATCTTGGGGGTGCATAGAGCACAATGAGTGGATGGAATCGTTTTAAAGCTGTTCCAATGCCTAAGCAGCCTCCGGAAGAAAGAATACGTAA encodes the following:
- a CDS encoding sulfide/dihydroorotate dehydrogenase-like FAD/NAD-binding protein; translated protein: MYKVVEKREIAPRIKLMKVLAPQISRRAQPGQFVILRVDEKGERFPLTIADWNIDDGTITLVFLEVGISTRKLGELNEGDVILDVLGPLGNPTEIRRYGVVCVVGGGVGIAAAYPIARAFKGAGNKVVSIIGARSSNLLIFEGEMAEVSDELYISTDDGTRGHKGFVSDVLKTLIQSGYRFNMVYAVGPAVMMRAVAEVTRPFGIKTIVSLNPIMVDGMGMCGACRVTVGGKTRFACVEGPEFDAHEVDFGELIKRQTTFLGEEKAALEYWEMNRKILGVHRAQ